The Legionella cincinnatiensis genome includes a region encoding these proteins:
- a CDS encoding efflux RND transporter permease subunit, translating into MSISGPFIARAIATSLLMFAIFLTGALSYKLLPVSALPEVEYPTIQVSTFYPGASPDVMSTTVTAPLERQFGQMPGLDQMTSNSSTGSSIITLQFNLDMSLDVAEQEVQQAINAASSYLPKALPNPPIYSKVNPADTPILTLALTTNTLPLTKVEDYAETRLVPKISQLLGVGLVSIGGGHRPAVRIQANPDALSAYGLTMENIRTLVMSSNVNAAKGNFDGPRLAYTINSNDQLLSAADYRPLIIAYQNGAPVRLSDVARVIDGSENNMQAAWMNKEPAIIINIQRQPGANVIEVTERVKKLLKQMRVAIPAGVDVKILTDRTTSIRASVENVQLELLLSVVLVVMVIFLFLRKLSATIIPSISVPLALVGTLGLMYLLGFSLNNLTLMGLTIAAGFVVDDAIVMIENITRYIEMGEKPIEASHKGAAQIGFTIISLSISLVAVLIPLLFMGDVVGRLFREFALTLTITIAISAFVSLTLTPMLCSRILKPHSESHTTRLEQFLERKLNSLVDYYKLSLGWVLSRQPLILLVFFITVLITGILLYLIPKGFFPIQDTGVIQGVSVASDSVSFQEMANRQQALVKAVLTDPAVENVSSFIGIDGTNVTLNNGRILINLKPLDERLGVTEVMNRLRSKVQQVVGATLYMQPVQDLTIDTLTSRTQFQYSISAPDKEEVTKWSNLMLEKMHQIPILKDVNTDQQNNGLVTAIEIDRDTAYRLGITMQMIDDTLYDSFGQRQISIMFTQRNQYRVVLEVFPTLQRESVAFDNIYINSIITTTPNSTVTTAPVPNSPTTSYRVANPSVASSLNLGSTTGVSVSGSVPIKTFANLKQQVAPLVIAHKDQFPSATLSFNLAHNASLGDAVTQIEAAKNSLNLPLSVEADFQGTTKSFQKSLANEGWLVFAAVVVVYIILGVLYESYIHPLTILSTLPSASMGALLALYLCGNELTIIALIAIILLIGLVLKNAIMMIDFALEQEREYQRQPKDAIYEAALLRFRPILMTTMASMLGAIPLALSHGIGGELRRPLGIAIIGGLIVSQLITLYTTPIIYLTFDRISRKVMSYGKRNSDVSEAGL; encoded by the coding sequence ATGAGTATTTCAGGCCCATTTATCGCAAGAGCAATAGCAACTTCATTATTAATGTTTGCTATCTTCCTTACAGGGGCCTTATCTTACAAATTATTACCTGTTTCTGCTTTACCTGAGGTGGAATATCCAACGATTCAAGTGTCTACTTTTTATCCTGGCGCAAGCCCAGATGTGATGAGTACGACGGTGACTGCACCACTTGAACGCCAATTTGGTCAAATGCCTGGATTGGACCAAATGACATCAAATAGTTCAACGGGCTCATCGATTATCACCTTACAATTTAATTTGGACATGAGTCTTGATGTGGCCGAACAAGAAGTGCAGCAAGCGATTAATGCGGCAAGTAGTTACTTACCTAAGGCTCTTCCCAATCCACCTATATACAGCAAAGTAAATCCCGCAGATACACCCATCCTCACTTTGGCCTTAACTACAAATACCTTACCTTTAACCAAAGTAGAAGACTACGCAGAAACACGTCTTGTTCCTAAAATTTCTCAATTATTGGGTGTTGGTTTAGTCAGTATAGGTGGCGGGCATAGGCCTGCAGTGCGCATCCAAGCAAATCCTGATGCTTTATCCGCTTATGGATTAACTATGGAGAATATACGGACTTTAGTGATGTCCTCTAATGTGAATGCAGCAAAAGGAAATTTTGATGGACCAAGGTTGGCCTATACCATTAATTCTAATGATCAATTATTATCTGCTGCTGATTATCGTCCCTTAATTATTGCTTACCAGAATGGAGCTCCTGTTCGTTTATCTGATGTAGCTCGTGTTATTGATGGATCAGAAAACAACATGCAAGCAGCATGGATGAATAAAGAGCCAGCTATTATCATTAACATACAGCGCCAACCAGGAGCTAATGTTATCGAAGTAACAGAGCGAGTCAAAAAGCTGCTCAAGCAAATGCGGGTAGCAATTCCTGCGGGTGTGGATGTAAAAATACTGACTGATCGTACCACGAGTATTCGTGCTTCTGTAGAAAATGTCCAATTAGAATTACTTTTGTCTGTAGTATTAGTTGTTATGGTGATTTTTCTTTTTTTACGCAAACTTTCCGCAACAATTATTCCGAGTATTTCAGTGCCATTGGCTCTTGTAGGTACATTGGGGCTAATGTATTTGCTCGGTTTCAGTTTAAATAATCTTACATTAATGGGGTTAACTATTGCAGCGGGTTTTGTAGTCGATGATGCGATCGTCATGATTGAAAATATTACGCGCTATATTGAAATGGGTGAAAAACCTATAGAGGCTTCCCACAAGGGAGCTGCGCAAATTGGTTTTACCATTATTTCATTGTCTATTTCTCTAGTTGCCGTATTAATTCCCTTACTTTTTATGGGCGATGTAGTAGGGCGATTATTTCGTGAGTTTGCCCTGACTTTAACTATAACCATCGCGATTTCAGCTTTTGTTTCTTTGACGTTGACTCCCATGCTTTGCTCTCGGATTTTAAAACCCCACAGTGAAAGTCATACAACGCGTTTAGAGCAATTTTTAGAGCGAAAGTTAAATTCTCTTGTTGATTATTATAAACTTTCTTTGGGTTGGGTTCTTTCGCGACAACCTTTGATATTGTTGGTTTTCTTTATTACCGTACTCATTACCGGTATTTTATTATACCTAATCCCTAAAGGTTTTTTCCCTATTCAGGATACTGGAGTTATTCAGGGAGTTTCTGTAGCTTCTGACTCTGTTTCTTTTCAAGAAATGGCTAATCGTCAGCAAGCTTTAGTAAAGGCAGTACTTACTGATCCTGCTGTTGAAAATGTTTCTTCATTTATTGGTATTGATGGTACAAATGTTACCTTAAATAATGGACGCATTCTAATTAATTTAAAACCCTTAGATGAACGCCTAGGTGTAACCGAGGTGATGAATCGTTTGCGGTCTAAAGTTCAGCAAGTTGTAGGGGCAACGTTATACATGCAGCCAGTGCAAGATCTGACCATAGATACACTGACAAGTCGCACCCAATTTCAATACAGCATTAGTGCTCCTGATAAGGAAGAGGTTACCAAATGGTCTAATTTAATGTTAGAAAAAATGCACCAAATCCCCATTTTGAAAGATGTGAATACTGATCAACAAAATAATGGGTTGGTGACTGCAATTGAGATTGATAGAGATACTGCATACCGACTTGGAATTACGATGCAGATGATAGATGATACTTTATATGATTCTTTTGGGCAGCGACAAATATCCATTATGTTCACTCAACGTAACCAATATCGGGTCGTGTTGGAGGTATTCCCTACGTTACAAAGAGAATCAGTTGCTTTTGATAACATCTATATTAATTCTATAATCACAACTACTCCAAATAGTACAGTGACTACTGCTCCTGTTCCTAATTCTCCTACCACGTCTTATCGAGTGGCAAATCCATCAGTAGCTAGCTCGCTGAATCTTGGGTCTACCACAGGGGTTAGCGTCAGTGGCTCTGTACCCATTAAAACTTTTGCCAATTTAAAACAACAAGTAGCGCCATTAGTGATTGCTCACAAGGATCAATTTCCCTCTGCAACACTTTCATTTAATCTTGCTCACAATGCTTCATTAGGCGATGCTGTAACCCAAATAGAAGCAGCAAAGAATAGTCTGAATCTGCCATTGAGTGTAGAGGCTGATTTTCAAGGAACAACAAAAAGTTTCCAAAAATCACTTGCCAATGAAGGATGGCTGGTATTTGCTGCTGTTGTAGTCGTCTATATTATCTTGGGTGTTCTTTATGAAAGTTATATTCATCCATTAACTATTTTATCTACTTTACCCTCTGCATCTATGGGAGCATTATTAGCGTTATATCTCTGTGGGAATGAATTAACAATTATTGCTTTAATTGCAATTATTTTATTGATTGGCCTTGTCTTAAAAAATGCGATCATGATGATTGATTTTGCGCTTGAGCAAGAACGCGAATACCAACGTCAACCCAAAGATGCAATCTATGAAGCTGCTTTATTACGCTTTAGACCGATTCTAATGACTACGATGGCCTCTATGCTCGGTGCAATTCCGTTAGCTTTAAGTCATGGCATAGGGGGGGAGCTGCGTCGTCCTCTGGGTATCGCTATTATTGGTGGTTTAATTGTGAGTCAGCTAATCACTTTATATACCACTCCTATTATTTATCTTACTTTTGATCGTATATCGCGTAAGGTAATGAGCTATGGTAAACGCAATTCTGATGTATCGGAGGCTGGATTGTGA
- a CDS encoding efflux RND transporter periplasmic adaptor subunit has product MEGEASPAKNKKKMVISKYWRERFPSENFLGLIIILITLVALLWFYFAHKKPKEIGPKPIPIVAGVSTTRDVPIYLSALGTVTPVYTVSVQSQINGILMKVLFKEGQLVKKGQLLAQIDQRPYEALLTQYEGNLKRDSALLANARIDLKRYQKLWQEDSISQQTLATQQALVEQYEGNVKSDLGLIQSTKINLIYCNITSPIDGRIGLRLIDPGNIVQISNTQGIAVVTTMDPITVIFPIAEDYVPQIAPKAYSNQEMEVSVYDRQQEHLLAKGTLLALDNQISTTTGTVRLRAVFNNEKKKLFPNQFVNVKILVDTLHDATVVPTAAVQHTTTEDFVYVINSDHTVATQKIVMGPASGDDTVIKSGLLPGQKIVINGADKLINGSKVLIEAEHSKEIPVKTASIAVSLLG; this is encoded by the coding sequence ATGGAAGGAGAAGCATCACCTGCCAAAAATAAAAAAAAAATGGTGATTTCTAAATATTGGCGAGAGCGATTTCCATCAGAGAACTTTTTAGGGTTGATTATCATTTTAATCACTTTAGTAGCTTTATTGTGGTTCTACTTTGCCCATAAAAAACCGAAAGAAATTGGCCCCAAACCGATACCTATAGTGGCTGGGGTTTCTACAACTCGCGATGTACCTATTTACCTTTCTGCTTTAGGGACAGTAACACCGGTTTATACTGTATCTGTTCAATCTCAAATCAATGGCATATTAATGAAAGTGCTCTTCAAAGAAGGTCAATTGGTCAAAAAAGGACAGTTGCTCGCACAAATTGATCAACGTCCCTATGAAGCATTACTCACGCAGTATGAAGGAAACTTAAAAAGAGATTCAGCGTTATTAGCCAATGCAAGAATTGATTTAAAACGTTATCAAAAATTATGGCAAGAAGATTCAATTTCACAGCAAACATTAGCGACTCAGCAAGCATTAGTCGAGCAATATGAGGGAAACGTTAAATCGGATTTAGGGCTAATTCAAAGTACTAAAATTAATCTTATTTATTGCAATATAACTTCGCCAATTGACGGGCGAATTGGATTACGATTGATTGATCCTGGCAATATTGTGCAAATATCAAATACACAAGGCATTGCTGTTGTTACTACTATGGATCCAATTACTGTGATTTTTCCTATCGCAGAAGATTATGTACCGCAAATAGCTCCAAAAGCTTATAGCAACCAGGAAATGGAAGTTAGCGTTTATGATAGGCAACAAGAGCATTTACTTGCAAAAGGAACGTTGTTGGCTTTAGATAACCAAATTAGTACGACTACCGGAACAGTCAGACTAAGAGCTGTTTTTAATAATGAGAAAAAAAAATTATTTCCTAATCAGTTTGTTAATGTGAAAATATTGGTTGACACATTACATGACGCTACTGTTGTACCAACAGCTGCTGTGCAACATACAACAACGGAGGATTTTGTTTATGTTATTAATTCAGATCATACTGTAGCAACTCAGAAAATTGTAATGGGACCCGCTAGTGGCGATGATACTGTGATTAAAAGTGGTTTATTACCTGGTCAAAAAATTGTAATTAATGGTGCTGATAAATTAATTAACGGTTCTAAAGTGCTGATAGAAGCTGAGCATTCTAAGGAGATACCTGTTAAAACAGCCAGTATAGCCGTTTCGCTATTGGGGTGA
- a CDS encoding sensor histidine kinase has protein sequence MDIHKLLKRQLARSKIDPNQKPENTEQWLTFLNHINNTYIEAEQERCMRERARAISSRKMMKLKEKLERAQHIVGLGYWSYDGNTDHTIWSNELFKLFHLNPINKPPSLREFIELIHIQDRCDFVQKVERALSEHIDYECEIRVKNPNREYRWYRMIGQCADADKHLTGIMIDIHKNKRTEEKIKELNHQISSAARRAGMAEVATTILHNIGNILNSSNVSIALIKNSYKQAYHKKLIRILTMIEQHHSDLAYFLNNDPKGMIIPKFLLSLSKIILEEDARNNIEIDNLQHHLQHINQIVDMQKSISGLSNFKESVYIPELIDIALNITMDSSKKDITIVKDFQPAPLIFVDKAKLLHILINLLQNAKDSVLDKSPTPIKEIKISIQKLNKESLQIIISDNGIGITSDNLHHIFAYGFTTKKNGHGFGLHSSALSAKEIGGKLFAESCGEGYGAQFILTLPVADLSKQGEIYG, from the coding sequence ATGGACATTCATAAATTATTAAAGAGACAGCTAGCGCGCTCTAAAATTGATCCGAATCAAAAACCGGAAAATACAGAACAATGGCTAACCTTCTTAAATCACATTAATAATACTTATATCGAAGCAGAGCAAGAACGTTGCATGCGTGAACGAGCCAGAGCAATTTCTTCTCGAAAAATGATGAAATTAAAGGAGAAACTTGAACGCGCACAACATATTGTTGGATTAGGATATTGGTCCTATGATGGAAATACTGATCATACAATTTGGTCAAATGAATTATTCAAATTATTTCATTTAAATCCTATTAACAAACCTCCTTCTTTGCGTGAGTTTATCGAATTAATCCATATACAAGACCGATGTGATTTTGTTCAAAAAGTAGAAAGAGCTTTAAGTGAACATATAGATTATGAATGTGAGATAAGAGTAAAAAATCCAAATAGAGAGTACCGCTGGTACCGGATGATCGGGCAGTGTGCAGATGCTGATAAGCATCTTACTGGTATTATGATTGATATCCATAAAAATAAAAGAACTGAAGAAAAAATTAAAGAGTTAAATCATCAAATTTCATCTGCTGCGCGTCGTGCTGGAATGGCTGAAGTTGCAACCACTATTTTGCATAACATTGGAAATATCTTAAACAGTTCTAATGTTTCCATTGCTTTAATAAAAAATAGCTACAAACAGGCTTATCATAAAAAATTAATAAGAATATTAACCATGATAGAACAACACCACAGCGATTTAGCTTATTTTTTAAATAATGATCCCAAAGGAATGATTATCCCCAAATTCCTCTTATCGCTTTCTAAAATTATTTTAGAAGAAGATGCGAGAAATAATATTGAAATTGATAACCTACAGCATCACTTGCAACATATTAATCAAATCGTAGACATGCAAAAATCAATTAGTGGGCTTTCAAACTTTAAGGAATCAGTTTATATCCCTGAGTTAATTGATATTGCCTTAAATATCACGATGGACTCCTCTAAAAAAGACATCACAATTGTCAAGGATTTTCAACCAGCACCCTTGATTTTTGTTGATAAGGCCAAGCTTTTACACATATTAATTAATTTGCTCCAAAACGCTAAAGATTCTGTTCTTGATAAATCGCCTACTCCGATAAAAGAAATTAAGATAAGCATACAAAAACTAAATAAAGAATCTTTACAAATAATTATCAGTGATAATGGTATTGGAATTACCTCAGATAATTTGCACCATATTTTTGCCTATGGATTTACCACTAAAAAAAACGGTCATGGCTTTGGTTTACATAGTTCAGCATTATCAGCCAAAGAAATAGGAGGAAAACTCTTTGCAGAAAGTTGTGGAGAAGGATACGGCGCCCAATTTATATTGACATTACCTGTTGCTGATTTAAGCAAACAAGGAGAAATTTATGGGTGA
- a CDS encoding EAL domain-containing protein produces MGDIPLHIMIIDDNSSIHMDFIKVLTSSDARAELAYFEQQLFDDPLLNESENADMERFLPKFIFNTAYQGQEAIKKIKQDLENGIHYALAFVDIRMPPGWDGISTIKQMWQIDPDIQVVICTAYSDFSWGETVKELGMGDNYLILRKPFDIVVVRQLACALTRKWILTNNAKHHEKILQKTVAEQTKSLQQSLSILRSTFESSTDGILVTDLNYKIIDCNSKFISMWDIPKSMLETNDGLIILYYMLNQLFKPKTYLEDLNRLKKNIAEISSSIVSFKNGKTLECYSLPHRLNDVIIGRVWSFHDITERANLEKKLTYQALHDPLTQLPNRVLLIDRIRTSINNANNQKRKFAILYFDLDRFKLVNDSLSHEVGDTLLRMIGQRWSLLVRDGDTLARMGGDEFVMICHRVEKNNIYTIANKILNSMKEPFKITNRDLFITTALGISIYPQDGETANDLLKNADLAMYQAKEQGGNQFSLYDVRLYEHNKQCFLMEAELHNALNNNEFFLVYQPQFNIHQQGLLSVEALIRWKHPQKGLLLPMDFIPFTEETGLIIPIGEWILREVCQQINIWHKNNLPYVQVAVNITSRQLRQPHFIDFVKKILNEYQLNPQYLEFEISENVVITHQDIIYMLNQLKQLGIKIALDDFGTGNSSINYLKQLHIDCIKIDQSFVQNISTSHSDEVIIEAIISMARSFNFKVLAEGVENQKQLDFLKKQHCDEVQGFLFSKPLTSKEIEKYLKHPKMLKRHY; encoded by the coding sequence ATGGGTGACATACCATTACATATTATGATTATTGATGATAATTCTTCCATTCATATGGATTTTATTAAAGTTCTTACCTCCTCAGATGCCCGAGCTGAGCTTGCTTATTTTGAACAACAACTATTCGATGATCCGCTTTTAAATGAGTCAGAAAATGCTGATATGGAGCGCTTTTTACCTAAATTTATTTTTAATACAGCATACCAAGGACAGGAAGCAATAAAAAAAATAAAACAAGATCTGGAGAATGGGATACATTATGCTTTAGCTTTTGTCGATATAAGAATGCCTCCAGGTTGGGATGGAATTTCGACAATTAAACAAATGTGGCAAATTGATCCTGACATCCAAGTGGTAATTTGCACAGCATATTCTGATTTCAGTTGGGGAGAAACTGTAAAAGAGTTAGGAATGGGTGACAATTATCTTATTTTGAGAAAACCATTTGATATAGTTGTCGTAAGGCAACTGGCTTGTGCTTTGACAAGAAAATGGATTTTGACCAATAATGCAAAACATCATGAAAAAATACTCCAAAAAACTGTAGCCGAACAAACCAAATCGTTACAGCAATCTTTATCGATTCTACGTTCAACGTTTGAGTCATCTACAGATGGAATTTTAGTTACTGATCTAAATTATAAAATTATTGATTGTAATTCTAAGTTTATTTCCATGTGGGATATTCCAAAATCCATGTTAGAAACCAATGATGGATTAATCATCTTATATTACATGCTCAATCAGCTCTTTAAACCTAAAACATATTTGGAAGACCTTAACCGCCTTAAAAAAAATATAGCTGAAATCAGTAGTAGTATCGTGTCTTTTAAAAATGGAAAGACACTAGAATGCTATTCTCTTCCACATCGTTTAAATGATGTTATCATTGGACGGGTATGGAGTTTCCATGATATCACCGAACGCGCCAATCTTGAAAAAAAACTGACCTATCAAGCACTCCATGATCCATTAACCCAATTACCCAATCGCGTTTTATTAATCGATAGAATACGAACAAGTATCAATAATGCAAATAATCAAAAACGAAAATTTGCAATACTCTATTTTGATTTAGATCGATTTAAACTAGTCAATGACAGTCTATCCCATGAAGTTGGGGATACATTATTACGTATGATTGGACAAAGATGGAGCTTATTAGTTCGAGATGGAGATACCCTGGCAAGAATGGGTGGAGATGAGTTTGTAATGATTTGTCATAGAGTTGAGAAAAATAATATTTATACAATTGCCAATAAAATTTTAAATTCTATGAAGGAACCATTCAAAATCACAAATCGGGATTTATTTATAACTACTGCTTTGGGGATAAGTATCTATCCTCAAGATGGAGAAACCGCTAATGATCTATTAAAGAATGCTGATTTAGCAATGTATCAAGCAAAAGAACAAGGAGGAAACCAATTTTCTTTGTATGATGTTCGATTATATGAACACAATAAACAATGCTTTTTAATGGAAGCTGAATTGCATAATGCTCTGAATAATAATGAATTTTTTCTAGTATATCAACCTCAATTTAATATTCACCAACAAGGATTATTATCCGTTGAAGCATTAATCCGATGGAAGCATCCACAAAAAGGTTTATTACTTCCTATGGATTTTATTCCATTTACTGAGGAAACTGGTCTCATTATACCCATTGGAGAATGGATTCTTAGGGAAGTGTGCCAACAAATAAATATCTGGCATAAAAATAACTTGCCTTATGTTCAGGTCGCTGTAAATATTACTTCCCGACAATTACGACAACCTCATTTCATTGATTTTGTTAAAAAAATTCTAAATGAATATCAGCTTAATCCCCAATATTTAGAGTTTGAAATTTCGGAGAATGTTGTTATAACCCATCAAGATATTATTTATATGCTGAATCAACTCAAACAATTAGGCATTAAAATTGCACTAGATGATTTTGGTACTGGAAATTCCAGCATCAACTATCTAAAACAGCTCCATATTGATTGCATAAAAATAGACCAATCGTTTGTCCAAAATATATCAACATCACATAGTGATGAAGTTATTATAGAAGCGATTATTTCTATGGCACGAAGTTTTAATTTTAAAGTGCTTGCTGAAGGAGTCGAAAATCAAAAGCAATTGGATTTTTTAAAAAAACAACATTGTGATGAAGTGCAGGGCTTTCTTTTCAGTAAACCGCTAACATCTAAAGAAATTGAAAAGTATTTAAAGCATCCTAAAATGTTAAAAAGACACTATTAA
- a CDS encoding Kdo hydroxylase family protein has product MNSYLFTQNIEQINHQESISRLEEGTVLFFPKYFYTSIDPVLLSENILDGSRKNISYDIRTQKLGAYKKEINGLKEQLSSMMHGYAEFTHQLIQKVLPSYIPHLQWGRTSFRPAQVQGRVSSKRKDDTRLHVDSFAASPVHGLRILRVFCNVNPNNEPRIWNLGEPFTDVLHRFGPKIASYSKIKAKLLKFVKATKTLRSPYDHYMLHLHDTMKLDDLYQAKAQKIQVDFPAQSTWIVFTDHVSHAALSGQHLLEQTFYLPVDNMANPDFSPLNQWKRIRPELHNTHVAL; this is encoded by the coding sequence ATGAATTCCTACTTATTCACGCAAAATATAGAGCAAATCAATCATCAAGAAAGTATTAGTCGGTTAGAGGAAGGGACGGTTTTATTTTTTCCTAAATACTTTTATACCTCTATAGATCCTGTTTTGCTCTCTGAAAATATCCTCGATGGGAGTCGTAAAAATATAAGTTACGATATCCGTACCCAAAAGCTCGGTGCTTATAAAAAAGAAATTAATGGGTTGAAGGAGCAACTTTCATCGATGATGCATGGGTATGCTGAGTTTACGCATCAATTAATTCAGAAGGTTCTTCCTTCTTATATCCCTCATTTACAATGGGGACGAACCAGCTTTAGGCCTGCGCAAGTTCAAGGCCGTGTTTCTTCAAAACGTAAAGATGATACTCGGTTACATGTAGATTCATTTGCAGCAAGCCCAGTCCATGGCTTAAGAATTTTACGTGTTTTTTGTAATGTCAATCCAAATAACGAGCCTCGAATTTGGAATCTTGGTGAGCCATTTACAGATGTGCTTCATCGTTTTGGACCTAAAATCGCATCTTACAGTAAAATCAAAGCAAAACTTCTAAAGTTTGTTAAAGCAACCAAAACTTTGCGTTCACCTTATGATCATTATATGTTGCATCTACATGATACGATGAAACTTGACGATTTGTATCAAGCAAAAGCTCAAAAGATACAAGTTGATTTCCCTGCTCAAAGTACTTGGATAGTGTTTACTGATCATGTGTCGCATGCGGCGCTTAGTGGTCAGCATTTACTAGAGCAAACCTTTTATCTTCCAGTGGATAATATGGCTAATCCAGATTTTTCACCCTTGAATCAATGGAAGAGGATTCGTCCAGAATTGCATAATACCCACGTTGCTTTATAA
- a CDS encoding YchJ family protein codes for MLLCPCGSQNTYEKCCGLYLDSQELPQTPEQLMRSRYTAYSLGKIDYIKCTMKGKALIGFNEFEAAQWATSVKWIDLTVIKSDIPTSHRGFVEFAARFSEHNQIKTIHELSEFHKENGRWYYVCGVHKPNLNKIHKPQVARNAPCPCGSGKKFKNCHAK; via the coding sequence ATGTTACTTTGTCCTTGTGGATCACAAAATACTTATGAAAAATGTTGTGGTTTATATCTTGATAGTCAGGAGCTACCACAAACTCCTGAGCAGTTGATGCGCTCACGATATACAGCATACAGCCTAGGAAAAATTGATTACATCAAATGCACCATGAAGGGCAAAGCACTCATAGGCTTTAATGAATTTGAAGCTGCTCAGTGGGCTACGAGTGTTAAATGGATTGACTTAACAGTGATTAAATCCGATATCCCTACTTCACATAGAGGTTTTGTCGAGTTTGCCGCACGTTTTTCTGAACACAATCAGATAAAAACCATTCATGAACTAAGTGAGTTTCACAAAGAAAATGGTCGTTGGTATTATGTATGCGGCGTACATAAACCAAATTTAAATAAAATCCATAAACCTCAAGTTGCGCGTAACGCGCCTTGTCCTTGTGGCAGTGGTAAGAAATTTAAGAACTGTCATGCCAAATAA